A stretch of Paraburkholderia phenazinium DNA encodes these proteins:
- a CDS encoding MFS transporter — protein sequence MPPVATGDEPDSNQEDRRELLKAVVAASLVTGFEMFDFTVYGFFAAMIGEQFFPARDPLTSLLLAVGTFGVGFFMRPLGAMMIGAYADRVGRRAAMVRTTWMMAAGTTALGLCPPFATIGVAAPLIVVAGRSLQGFALGGDLGVAASFVMETAPAARRGYLLSWQFTSQGAAALVGASLGVLLSHTLSPAAFTAWGWRVPFLIGLLIAPVGLYVRLRLREDPPRGATAENTRMPLAELFRTHGTAVILATLMLMGQTLPVYTTVYYMPSYVTRVMHMPAITGYLVSACSTVLLVGIPPFAGRLTDRLRRRKPLALISSAGMALLVYPVFLLITHAKSALPILCGVGLISVLLALGAGVTTLLVLEALPVKVRASGMAVSHALNVAVFGGTAQFIVTGLIKWTGDPMSAAWYVAPACAVSFCALMLFRERPREP from the coding sequence ATGCCTCCTGTCGCGACAGGCGACGAACCGGACAGTAATCAGGAAGATCGCCGCGAGCTGCTCAAGGCCGTGGTCGCAGCATCGCTCGTAACCGGCTTCGAAATGTTCGATTTCACCGTTTACGGCTTCTTCGCAGCAATGATCGGAGAGCAGTTCTTTCCCGCACGAGACCCGTTGACGTCGCTATTGCTCGCAGTCGGCACGTTCGGCGTGGGCTTCTTCATGCGCCCTCTTGGCGCGATGATGATCGGCGCGTACGCGGACCGCGTGGGGCGTCGCGCCGCGATGGTCAGGACAACCTGGATGATGGCGGCAGGCACCACTGCGCTTGGACTGTGTCCGCCGTTTGCGACGATAGGCGTGGCGGCTCCGCTCATTGTCGTCGCGGGCCGTTCGCTGCAGGGTTTTGCACTAGGCGGCGATCTTGGCGTTGCCGCGAGCTTCGTGATGGAGACTGCGCCCGCAGCGCGCCGGGGCTATCTGCTCAGCTGGCAGTTCACCAGCCAGGGCGCCGCCGCATTGGTCGGAGCAAGCCTGGGAGTGCTACTCAGTCACACACTGTCTCCCGCAGCGTTTACCGCGTGGGGCTGGCGCGTGCCGTTCCTGATCGGCCTGCTGATCGCACCGGTCGGTTTGTACGTTCGCCTTCGGCTTCGCGAAGATCCGCCTCGTGGCGCCACGGCAGAAAACACGAGAATGCCGTTGGCGGAACTGTTTCGCACACACGGCACAGCGGTTATCCTGGCCACGCTGATGTTGATGGGGCAAACCTTGCCGGTCTACACGACCGTCTACTACATGCCAAGCTATGTGACCCGGGTGATGCATATGCCCGCCATCACCGGCTACCTGGTATCGGCGTGCTCGACCGTGCTGCTTGTCGGCATTCCTCCCTTTGCCGGCCGCCTCACTGACCGTCTGCGGCGCCGCAAGCCACTGGCGCTCATCAGCTCGGCGGGTATGGCTTTGCTGGTCTATCCCGTGTTTCTGCTGATCACCCACGCGAAAAGCGCGTTGCCTATCCTGTGCGGTGTCGGGTTGATTAGCGTCCTGCTGGCGCTGGGCGCCGGCGTGACCACCCTGCTGGTGCTGGAAGCGCTTCCTGTCAAGGTGCGAGCCAGCGGCATGGCGGTTTCACATGCACTCAATGTCGCCGTGTTTGGCGGCACCGCTCAATTCATCGTGACGGGACTGATCAAATGGACCGGCGATCCAATGTCTGCGGCATGGTATGTGGCGCCGGCGTGTGCGGTGAGCTTCTGTGCGTTGATGCTGTTCCGGGAGCGGCCGCGCGAACCCTGA
- a CDS encoding helix-turn-helix domain-containing protein, with translation MNSRVNPADLRRPMKQGIAYSHFNVQAEPPQRRLLAWRDRVGHVIDVLPSRSDLERPFRASIDRYQVGDLVFTDCRSDLMVLDRSLARISVDTVRDFVFHVFLEGGIANIALPRQREQTPAVARIVALDMGQPVRMQRNDCRVLTFFVPGELVQEVFPDPEAIHCRTLSAAAPLAGMIVRHVSALAQNIGSMSAGEADSAIRAGAQLLVAGFGKDAGLSGNARAAARSVMFDEARRYIKSHLYEETLSPESVLGALPFPRRSLYRLFEHEGGLSAYIRHLRLRSAAEDLTRYPHATVTEIAYGVGFKSASDFTRAFRRAFDMAPQDFRALAAEAT, from the coding sequence ATGAACTCCCGCGTTAATCCGGCTGATCTGCGCCGCCCGATGAAACAGGGCATTGCGTACAGCCATTTCAATGTGCAGGCGGAACCTCCGCAGCGGCGTTTACTCGCCTGGCGCGATCGCGTCGGCCATGTTATTGACGTCCTGCCCTCGCGGTCCGATCTTGAAAGGCCCTTCCGGGCTTCGATCGACCGTTATCAGGTCGGCGATCTGGTATTCACCGACTGCCGCTCCGATCTGATGGTGCTCGATCGCTCGTTGGCCCGGATCTCGGTCGACACCGTGCGTGACTTCGTCTTCCACGTATTTCTGGAGGGCGGAATCGCGAACATCGCCCTACCCAGGCAGCGCGAACAGACGCCTGCTGTTGCGAGGATCGTCGCACTGGATATGGGTCAGCCCGTGCGCATGCAGCGCAACGACTGCAGGGTGCTGACGTTTTTTGTACCCGGCGAACTCGTGCAGGAAGTCTTTCCCGATCCGGAAGCTATCCACTGCCGTACGCTTTCCGCTGCAGCGCCGCTCGCGGGGATGATCGTCAGGCACGTGTCGGCGCTCGCGCAGAACATCGGCAGCATGAGTGCCGGCGAAGCGGACAGCGCCATCCGGGCGGGAGCGCAACTGCTCGTCGCGGGGTTCGGCAAGGACGCGGGGCTGAGCGGCAATGCTCGCGCGGCGGCCCGGTCGGTCATGTTCGATGAGGCGCGGCGCTATATCAAGTCGCACCTTTACGAAGAGACGCTTTCGCCCGAGAGCGTGCTCGGCGCGCTGCCTTTTCCGCGCAGGAGTCTGTATCGCCTGTTTGAACATGAGGGCGGTCTGAGCGCGTATATCCGTCATCTCCGGCTGCGCAGCGCAGCCGAAGATCTGACGCGCTACCCGCATGCGACGGTGACGGAGATCGCCTACGGCGTGGGCTTTAAAAGCGCTTCGGACTTTACGCGGGCATTCCGGCGGGCCTTCGATATGGCGCCGCAGGATTTCCGGGCTTTGGCGGCAGAGGCGACCTAG
- a CDS encoding CHAD domain-containing protein — MKTNKGPGSAEPDAAEAHFSDYARPLIDEANSSAAALRSDSDAEVLHRLRVALRRLRTLLWAYRPLLGEELEERQGERFRSLAGAAGKTRDWDILIELLNEALGEKRAPTERLLSARAAALSDSRERLAHAGISSELQDALNDANDTLRQTRKPTSLKKFARKRVAAAEKSLHKRVRRARDAKGAEYTSYHDVRKAGKKVRYLLEFFEPLLSSRQLKTLKGLKKLQKRFGALNDVVASEELLRSSSRDLFSNSRSVATALAALEKQRKRRVRAAAKLL, encoded by the coding sequence ATGAAAACGAATAAGGGACCGGGCTCCGCCGAACCCGACGCCGCTGAAGCGCACTTTTCGGACTATGCCAGGCCGTTGATTGACGAGGCGAATTCATCTGCTGCAGCGCTGCGCTCGGACTCCGACGCCGAGGTGCTGCACAGGCTGCGGGTTGCGCTCAGACGCCTGCGAACGCTGCTCTGGGCCTACCGGCCGCTGCTTGGCGAGGAACTCGAGGAGCGGCAAGGAGAGCGTTTCAGGTCTCTCGCAGGCGCGGCCGGCAAAACCCGCGATTGGGACATCCTGATCGAGTTGCTGAATGAAGCCTTGGGCGAGAAGCGGGCGCCGACTGAGCGCCTGCTTTCCGCACGCGCCGCTGCGCTAAGCGACAGCCGGGAGAGGCTGGCTCATGCCGGCATCAGTTCGGAATTGCAGGACGCCCTGAACGATGCGAACGACACCTTGCGTCAAACGCGCAAACCCACGTCGTTGAAGAAGTTTGCCCGCAAGCGCGTGGCGGCCGCGGAGAAATCGCTCCACAAACGTGTGCGCCGCGCCCGGGACGCTAAGGGCGCCGAATACACCTCGTATCACGACGTCCGCAAGGCAGGGAAGAAGGTTCGCTACCTGCTCGAGTTTTTCGAGCCGTTGCTGTCTAGCAGGCAGTTGAAAACGCTGAAGGGCTTGAAGAAGCTCCAGAAGCGGTTCGGCGCACTGAACGACGTGGTGGCGAGCGAAGAGCTGTTACGGAGCAGCAGCCGCGACTTGTTCAGCAATAGCCGATCTGTCGCTACGGCTCTGGCGGCCCTGGAAAAGCAGCGCAAGCGCCGGGTTCGCGCTGCGGCGAAGCTGCTATGA
- a CDS encoding hybrid sensor histidine kinase/response regulator translates to MESNHRTAQPDELRMRSARPADHAAENRVLLRLARAQSGSRERLLQEIADAALSLCDAGSAGISLMEGVDAGRHFRWLAVAGLCVGLQGKTTAWHECPCRLAVESAEPQLFLRPQDSFPSLQFPGVEIVEGLIVPIPTENGLVGAIWVMSHIPARQFDLEDVRLLSDLAVSAGAALTTVDARDTGEESERRHSEFIAMLGHELRNPMAPIDSAVGAAIKLCAENEKAVEVLTIAQRQMRHLRTLVDDLLDAARLKHGKLAIKHSDTTLNEIAFDAVTAVKHHIQSRRHSLRLTGLEKPVPVRADHIRLSQVLGNLLSNAAKYTPVGGTIELAVKIVAEDREPEQKDVVVIEVNDNGIGIDSAVQPHVFELFAQSARGNARSEGGLGIGLAVAKRMVELHDGTISLQSGGSGRGTSVTLRLPILSVRDESAATGDTTESLGLGSVRLLLADDNADALQSLGILLELDGHHVTMCDCGREAVRLIKEELPEVAIIDVGMPGMDGFEVAHAVRSDSQLDDVLLVALTGYAAESDKSRALAAGFDYHLTKPLSLDKLRYILANRAGGKLGGIV, encoded by the coding sequence ATGGAAAGCAATCACAGAACCGCACAGCCGGATGAACTCCGCATGCGTTCCGCGCGGCCGGCGGACCACGCCGCGGAAAACCGCGTATTGCTGAGGCTCGCGCGCGCCCAGTCGGGATCGCGCGAGCGGCTCTTGCAGGAGATAGCCGACGCCGCCCTGTCGCTCTGCGATGCGGGTAGCGCAGGCATCAGTCTCATGGAAGGCGTCGACGCCGGGCGGCACTTTCGGTGGCTGGCCGTGGCCGGCTTATGCGTAGGCTTGCAAGGCAAAACGACAGCATGGCACGAATGTCCGTGCCGGCTAGCGGTGGAATCCGCAGAACCCCAATTATTTCTTCGCCCGCAAGATAGTTTTCCCAGCCTGCAGTTTCCCGGCGTGGAGATTGTCGAAGGACTCATCGTTCCGATTCCGACTGAGAACGGGCTCGTCGGCGCGATATGGGTGATGTCGCACATCCCGGCACGCCAGTTCGATCTCGAAGACGTGCGCCTGCTCTCGGACCTGGCGGTCTCGGCCGGTGCCGCGCTGACCACCGTGGATGCCCGTGACACCGGCGAGGAAAGCGAGCGCCGGCATAGCGAATTCATAGCGATGCTCGGACACGAGCTTAGAAACCCGATGGCGCCTATCGACAGCGCAGTCGGCGCAGCCATCAAGCTCTGTGCGGAAAACGAAAAAGCGGTCGAAGTCCTGACCATTGCGCAGCGGCAGATGAGGCATCTGCGAACGCTGGTCGACGACCTGCTCGATGCCGCGCGACTGAAGCATGGCAAGCTCGCCATCAAACATAGCGATACCACGCTCAACGAAATTGCCTTCGATGCCGTGACCGCGGTCAAGCATCACATCCAGTCGCGGCGCCACTCACTCCGGTTGACCGGTCTCGAGAAACCGGTGCCCGTCCGCGCCGATCACATCAGGCTAAGCCAGGTGCTCGGCAATCTGCTGTCCAACGCCGCGAAGTACACGCCGGTCGGCGGGACCATCGAACTGGCGGTAAAGATCGTGGCCGAAGATCGCGAACCGGAACAGAAGGACGTGGTTGTCATCGAAGTAAACGACAACGGCATTGGCATCGACAGCGCGGTCCAGCCGCACGTCTTCGAACTTTTCGCCCAGTCCGCACGCGGCAATGCCCGTTCCGAAGGTGGACTGGGAATTGGTCTTGCCGTGGCCAAGCGCATGGTCGAACTTCACGACGGGACGATCTCGCTGCAAAGCGGAGGCAGTGGGCGGGGCACTTCGGTCACACTGCGTCTGCCCATCCTGAGCGTCCGCGACGAATCGGCGGCCACGGGCGATACGACCGAATCGCTAGGCCTGGGATCGGTGCGTCTGCTGCTCGCCGACGATAACGCGGATGCGTTGCAGTCGCTCGGCATCCTGCTGGAGCTCGACGGACATCACGTCACGATGTGCGACTGCGGACGCGAAGCGGTGCGTCTGATCAAGGAAGAATTGCCCGAGGTTGCCATCATCGATGTCGGCATGCCCGGCATGGATGGCTTCGAGGTCGCCCATGCGGTACGGTCCGACAGCCAGCTCGACGACGTCCTGCTCGTGGCATTGACTGGCTATGCCGCGGAGTCCGATAAGTCCCGGGCGTTGGCAGCGGGTTTCGACTATCACCTCACCAAGCCGTTGTCGCTCGACAAGCTGCGCTACATTCTGGCGAATCGTGCCGGCGGAAAACTCGGCGGCATTGTCTGA
- a CDS encoding alpha/beta fold hydrolase, with protein MLKSIATNLLEIAYDEQGDSAGWPVILLHGFPYDIHAYDEVTPRLTAKGARVITPYLRGYGPTRFLDSTTLRSGQQAALGADLLALLDVLQIERAVLGGYDWGGRAACIVAALYPSRARGLVSVNGYNIQNIAAAMRPSTPEKEYRLWYQYYFHGERGQAGLTENRFEFCRLLWSLWSPTWRFDDDTYARSAAAFDNPDFVDVVIHSYRHRYGLVDGDPQFDEMERRLSSTPSITVPTVTLEGDADGVTPQGGGQASLKQFTGRHENRVVPNAGHNLPQEAPEAFASAILDVNACAG; from the coding sequence ATGCTTAAAAGCATTGCAACCAATCTGCTCGAGATTGCCTATGACGAACAAGGCGATAGCGCAGGATGGCCGGTTATTCTGCTGCACGGTTTTCCCTACGATATCCACGCGTACGACGAAGTGACGCCACGCCTGACGGCCAAAGGCGCGCGCGTTATCACCCCTTATCTTCGCGGCTATGGGCCAACGCGCTTTCTCGACTCGACCACACTTCGTTCGGGCCAGCAGGCCGCACTCGGTGCGGACCTGTTGGCGCTGCTCGATGTGCTTCAGATCGAACGGGCCGTGCTGGGCGGATATGACTGGGGCGGCCGCGCCGCGTGCATCGTGGCGGCGCTGTATCCGTCGAGAGCGCGAGGCCTTGTCTCGGTCAACGGCTACAACATCCAGAATATCGCCGCTGCCATGCGGCCGAGTACGCCGGAAAAGGAATATCGCTTGTGGTACCAGTATTATTTTCATGGCGAGCGCGGCCAGGCTGGACTGACCGAAAACCGCTTTGAGTTTTGTCGCCTGCTGTGGTCGTTATGGTCGCCCACCTGGCGCTTCGACGACGATACCTACGCTCGCTCGGCGGCCGCCTTCGATAATCCGGACTTCGTCGACGTGGTGATCCATTCGTATCGGCACCGTTACGGACTCGTCGATGGCGATCCCCAGTTTGATGAAATGGAGCGGCGTTTATCGTCCACACCGTCGATCACCGTACCAACGGTCACGCTAGAGGGCGACGCCGATGGCGTTACGCCGCAAGGAGGAGGGCAGGCGTCCCTGAAGCAGTTCACCGGGCGCCACGAGAACCGCGTCGTGCCGAATGCAGGTCACAATCTCCCGCAGGAGGCACCGGAAGCGTTCGCCAGCGCAATTCTCGACGTCAACGCGTGCGCGGGTTGA
- a CDS encoding VOC family protein — translation MNQGINVVGLYVDNQDEALAFYVDKLGFNVHTDVRNGSYRWLTVQHPEQPSFQLGLFTPGPPIHDEATAQTLRAMVAKGAMPPLVLAVADCRASYDRLKASGVEFTQEPMERYGSIDAGFRDPAGNGWKMIQSAPAKAASSA, via the coding sequence ATGAACCAGGGTATCAATGTAGTGGGCCTGTATGTCGACAACCAGGACGAAGCGCTCGCGTTTTACGTCGACAAACTCGGATTCAATGTCCACACGGACGTGCGTAACGGTTCCTATCGCTGGCTCACGGTCCAGCATCCGGAACAGCCGTCGTTCCAGCTCGGGCTGTTCACGCCCGGGCCGCCGATTCACGACGAAGCCACCGCGCAAACCCTGCGCGCGATGGTCGCCAAGGGGGCGATGCCGCCTCTCGTTCTCGCAGTGGCCGACTGCCGCGCCAGCTATGACCGTCTGAAAGCGAGCGGCGTGGAATTCACCCAGGAACCGATGGAGCGCTACGGCAGCATCGATGCCGGTTTCCGCGATCCCGCTGGCAACGGCTGGAAGATGATCCAGTCCGCGCCGGCGAAGGCTGCCTCATCGGCGTAA
- a CDS encoding helix-turn-helix domain-containing protein gives MPRDRADHSGGPLARSSEAATFDVKASALQDPALLRRLLRAKDRMDAASHEAWPVKRLAEVSGVSEAHFARSFKQAFGVPPHRYLLTRRIEQATTLLRDTELSITEIAFATGWESLGTFGRTFHDITGRSPSAMRLEARANLPGLDRMPACVVKAAQRPDLTIAVLEKRRRVVTGTVRPSIKEVS, from the coding sequence ATGCCAAGGGACCGGGCAGACCACAGCGGCGGACCGCTCGCCCGATCCTCCGAAGCAGCCACCTTCGATGTCAAAGCCAGCGCCCTGCAAGACCCCGCCTTGCTGCGCCGTCTGCTGCGCGCCAAAGATCGCATGGATGCCGCCTCGCACGAGGCATGGCCCGTCAAGCGGCTGGCCGAGGTCAGCGGCGTCTCCGAAGCCCATTTCGCGCGCTCGTTCAAGCAGGCCTTCGGCGTTCCGCCACACCGTTACCTGCTGACTCGCCGCATCGAGCAGGCGACCACGCTTCTGCGCGACACCGAGCTAAGCATCACGGAAATTGCCTTCGCGACAGGTTGGGAGAGCCTCGGCACTTTCGGCCGCACATTCCACGACATCACCGGACGCAGCCCCAGTGCCATGCGCCTCGAGGCCCGCGCCAACCTGCCTGGACTTGACCGCATGCCTGCCTGTGTCGTGAAGGCCGCGCAGCGCCCGGATCTGACGATCGCAGTTTTGGAGAAGCGCCGCCGCGTGGTCACAGGTACAGTGCGGCCATCCATCAAGGAGGTGTCATGA
- a CDS encoding glycine zipper family protein: MKLVRITRLALPVGLVAIALTGCAVIPPSGPSVVALPPSGKPMNVFQQEDYTCRDYAFRSDNAGAPAHSAIPEGVGSTAVGTVGGAAAGALLGAAAGNAGIGAAIGAGAGLLFGSAVGANNTQATSASLQSRYDAAYAQCMASKGNTISQPAVYSTVPAYAPPPVAVVPAPVVYGYPQRYGYWAY, translated from the coding sequence ATGAAGCTCGTACGAATCACTCGCCTGGCCCTGCCCGTAGGGCTCGTCGCCATTGCGCTCACCGGCTGCGCCGTTATTCCGCCGTCCGGCCCGTCAGTCGTCGCACTGCCGCCCAGCGGCAAACCGATGAACGTGTTCCAGCAGGAAGACTACACCTGCCGCGACTACGCATTCCGTTCCGACAATGCCGGCGCACCGGCCCATAGCGCAATACCGGAAGGCGTCGGCAGTACGGCCGTCGGCACCGTGGGCGGTGCGGCCGCCGGCGCGCTGCTCGGTGCAGCAGCGGGCAATGCCGGCATCGGCGCAGCAATCGGCGCGGGCGCGGGCCTCCTGTTCGGCAGTGCTGTTGGCGCAAACAACACGCAAGCCACCTCGGCCAGCCTGCAGTCGCGCTACGACGCCGCCTACGCGCAATGTATGGCGTCAAAGGGCAACACCATTTCCCAGCCGGCCGTCTATAGCACGGTGCCGGCCTACGCTCCGCCGCCTGTCGCAGTTGTGCCGGCTCCGGTTGTTTACGGCTACCCGCAACGTTACGGTTACTGGGCTTACTGA
- a CDS encoding universal stress protein — protein sequence MFKKILVAVSTSSADSVLAPAIEAARKYDAQVVALHVVDPSPSYIGGADCNFGLIVEAMEAHGHRVVTHVRSVLDTHALPAEVRMVTLPFSGMTVGRAIAAVAEETGADLILLGRRSASRWHWLSEDVAAEVMRHSSQPTQIVSDKPVANPARRGGRRWIDVTAAGTW from the coding sequence ATGTTCAAGAAGATTCTCGTTGCAGTCAGTACAAGCTCCGCCGATAGCGTCCTGGCACCCGCCATCGAAGCCGCGCGAAAGTACGATGCGCAAGTTGTTGCACTGCACGTAGTCGATCCATCGCCCAGCTATATCGGGGGTGCGGACTGCAACTTCGGCCTGATCGTCGAGGCCATGGAAGCACACGGACACCGTGTCGTCACGCACGTCAGGAGTGTGCTGGATACTCATGCGCTGCCGGCGGAAGTCCGCATGGTGACGCTGCCGTTTTCGGGCATGACGGTGGGTCGCGCGATTGCCGCCGTCGCGGAAGAGACCGGTGCCGACCTGATTCTTCTCGGCAGGCGAAGCGCGTCACGCTGGCACTGGCTGAGCGAAGACGTGGCAGCGGAGGTGATGCGCCACTCCAGCCAGCCAACGCAGATCGTCAGCGACAAGCCCGTGGCCAATCCGGCGCGCCGTGGCGGCAGACGCTGGATCGATGTGACGGCCGCCGGCACCTGGTAA
- a CDS encoding DHA2 family efflux MFS transporter permease subunit, producing MTQESTPPASPAAPVQHPPLRGGQLVIATIVVALATFMTVLDTSIANVAVPNLSGNLGVSVDEGTWVITIFAAANAVSIPLTGWLTQQIGQIRLFVGAILMFVFASWLCGIAPDLPFLLGARILQGLVAGPLIPLSQAVLLSSYPKARANMALALWAMTATVGPIAGPVLGGWITDNYSWSWIFYVNIPVGFIAASATWFIYRKRETPTRKLPIDTVGLALLVTWVGSLQVMLDKGRDLDWFSSSFIVALALIALVSFAFFLVWELTEKHPVVDLRLFALRNFSSGTIAISVSYALYFGNLVLLPQWMQEYLGYRAFDAGLVTAPVGIFTVLLSPFIGRMLQLVDARTLVSIAFVGLAGVFFMRTQYLSTVDAWHLVIPTLLQGIPTVLWFVPLVSIILSGLPPERIPAAAGLSNFARIFCGAVGTSIAGTVWGHRTAVHHVRLMEQANIDNPVFNSAIASLQSQLHLDVGAAHAMFESMVTSQAAVMGLDDFFYASTFIFILIIPLIWITRPAKGGADSGEASAAH from the coding sequence ATGACGCAGGAATCGACCCCTCCCGCCTCACCCGCAGCACCCGTCCAACATCCGCCACTACGAGGCGGCCAGCTTGTGATCGCCACGATCGTCGTGGCGCTGGCGACTTTCATGACGGTTCTGGACACGTCGATCGCGAACGTCGCGGTCCCCAATCTGTCGGGCAACCTTGGGGTATCCGTCGACGAAGGGACGTGGGTCATCACGATCTTCGCGGCCGCCAATGCGGTGTCCATTCCGCTGACGGGGTGGCTCACGCAGCAGATTGGTCAGATCCGGCTTTTCGTCGGCGCGATCCTGATGTTCGTGTTTGCCTCGTGGCTCTGCGGCATCGCCCCAGACCTGCCGTTCCTGCTGGGCGCGCGGATTCTGCAGGGACTCGTGGCAGGCCCGCTCATTCCGTTGTCTCAGGCTGTCCTGTTGAGTTCCTACCCGAAGGCCCGGGCCAACATGGCGTTGGCGCTCTGGGCGATGACGGCCACTGTGGGCCCGATCGCGGGGCCGGTGCTGGGCGGCTGGATCACGGACAACTACAGCTGGTCCTGGATCTTTTACGTCAACATTCCGGTTGGTTTCATCGCCGCCAGCGCCACCTGGTTCATCTACCGCAAGCGCGAAACGCCGACCAGAAAACTGCCGATCGATACCGTCGGTCTCGCGCTGCTCGTCACATGGGTCGGGTCGCTTCAGGTGATGCTCGACAAGGGACGGGATCTCGACTGGTTCTCGTCTTCGTTCATCGTTGCGCTGGCGCTGATTGCGCTTGTCAGCTTTGCGTTCTTCCTCGTGTGGGAGCTGACCGAGAAGCATCCGGTCGTCGACCTCAGGCTCTTCGCGTTGCGCAATTTCAGCAGCGGCACGATTGCGATTTCCGTCTCCTACGCGCTGTACTTCGGCAACCTCGTGTTGTTGCCGCAGTGGATGCAGGAGTACCTCGGCTATCGGGCTTTCGACGCGGGTCTCGTCACCGCGCCTGTCGGCATTTTCACGGTTCTGCTTTCGCCTTTCATCGGGCGCATGCTGCAGCTGGTGGACGCCCGGACGCTGGTGTCCATCGCTTTCGTGGGTCTGGCGGGCGTGTTTTTCATGCGCACGCAGTATCTGAGTACGGTGGACGCGTGGCATCTGGTGATACCTACTTTGCTGCAGGGCATTCCGACCGTCCTGTGGTTCGTTCCGCTCGTGTCGATCATCCTCTCGGGACTGCCGCCTGAACGCATTCCAGCGGCGGCCGGGCTTTCCAATTTCGCGCGTATTTTCTGTGGTGCGGTCGGCACGTCCATCGCGGGCACGGTCTGGGGCCACCGCACTGCCGTGCATCACGTTCGACTCATGGAGCAGGCGAACATCGACAATCCGGTTTTCAATTCAGCCATTGCGTCGTTGCAATCGCAACTACATCTGGACGTGGGGGCCGCGCACGCAATGTTTGAATCGATGGTCACGAGTCAGGCTGCGGTCATGGGACTGGACGACTTCTTCTATGCGTCCACGTTCATTTTCATCCTCATCATCCCGCTGATCTGGATCACCCGGCCGGCGAAGGGCGGAGCGGACTCTGGAGAAGCGTCCGCCGCGCATTGA